Below is a window of Sulfitobacter sp. BSw21498 DNA.
GTGACGGGTCTGGATCACGCTGGCCTCGGTGGTGGCTTCGGTCACGGCGACACCCGCCGTTTTCTCGAAAAACCGCCTGATAGAGACTGCATTGGTGGTGTCATCGGCCCCCTGATCGATCACCTTGAACCGGTCTTCGGGCGTCAATACCGCCGCCGACACCTGCACACCGCCCGTGCCCCAACCATAAGGCATCGGCATCTCGCGGCTGGCAAAAGGCACTTGGTAGCCCGGGATCGCCAACCCTTTCAGGATCGCGCGGCGGATCATGCGTTTGGTCTGCTCGTCCAGATAGGCGAAGTTATAGTCGCTCATGACGCCACCCCTTCCTTCATTTTGCCTTTTAAACTCCCCCCGGAGGGGCCCTCCCCCTCGGCTTGTCCCCCCGCCTGCGACCCTGCCTGCGCGTCACGGCGTAGCTTGCGGATCAGCTCCAGTTCGGATTGGAAATCGACGTAGTGGGGCAGTTTGATATGCTCCAGAAACCCCGTCGCCTGAATATTGTCGGCGTGGTACAGCACGAATTCCTCGTCCTGCGCGGGTGCGCCCAGATTATCCTCGCCCAACTCCTTCCAGCGCAGCGCGCGGTCGACCAGCGCCATAGAGATCGCCTTGCGCTCGGTCATGCCAAAGACCAGCCCATAGCCCCGCGTGAACTGCGGCGGCTCCGTCTTCGAGCCGGTGAACTGATTGACCGTCTCGCATTCGGTCAGGGTGATTTCACCGATGTCGATGGCAAAATCCAATTCGGGTATGTCCATCTCTACGGCCACGGCACCGATGCGCAGCTCTGCCACAAAAGCGTGGTTGCGTGCGTAGCCCCGTTGGGTGGAGTAAGCCATGCCAAGGATAAACCCCTCATCCCCGCGTGTTAGAGCCTGCAATCGCAAGGCACGGCTGGCCGGAAGCTCCAACGGGCTGCGGGTCAGATCGTCAGGTTTCTCTGCTCCTGCGGGTTCCGCTTGAATCAGGTCCTCGCGGTCAAGAAAGCTCATGATATGAGGCGTTTCACCTGCATTAGGGTCTGTTTGCGACATCTCTGCGACCTCGCCATCGGCGGCGAGTTTGAAGTCCAGCAGACGGTGGGTATAGTCGAATGTCGGCCCCAGGACCTGCCCGCCCGGTGCGTCCTTGAACGTGGCCGAGACACGGCGGTCACACGCCATCGCA
It encodes the following:
- a CDS encoding carbon-phosphorus lyase complex subunit PhnI: MYVAVKGGERAIDNAHAWLAEERRGDRDVAELGVDQIREQMTLAVNRVMAEGSLYDPDLAALAIKQSRGDLIEATFLIRAYRTTLPRFGGSNPVDTAAMACDRRVSATFKDAPGGQVLGPTFDYTHRLLDFKLAADGEVAEMSQTDPNAGETPHIMSFLDREDLIQAEPAGAEKPDDLTRSPLELPASRALRLQALTRGDEGFILGMAYSTQRGYARNHAFVAELRIGAVAVEMDIPELDFAIDIGEITLTECETVNQFTGSKTEPPQFTRGYGLVFGMTERKAISMALVDRALRWKELGEDNLGAPAQDEEFVLYHADNIQATGFLEHIKLPHYVDFQSELELIRKLRRDAQAGSQAGGQAEGEGPSGGSLKGKMKEGVAS